One window of the Amycolatopsis mediterranei genome contains the following:
- a CDS encoding membrane protein, with the protein MATSQRPAHFLAGVLGTMGVLHFAVPKPFDRLIPASLPGSRRAWTYGSGVAELTIAAAVAAPRTRRLGGLAAALLFLGVFPGNVKMAVDARQAPAPRRAMAWARLPLQWPLIAWALKVRDNA; encoded by the coding sequence ATGGCAACCTCGCAACGGCCCGCCCACTTCCTCGCCGGCGTGCTGGGCACGATGGGCGTCCTGCACTTCGCCGTCCCCAAGCCGTTCGACCGCCTGATCCCGGCTTCGCTGCCGGGTTCGCGCCGGGCGTGGACGTACGGATCGGGCGTGGCGGAGCTGACCATCGCGGCCGCAGTGGCGGCGCCCCGCACCCGCCGCCTCGGCGGCCTGGCGGCGGCATTGTTGTTCCTGGGCGTCTTCCCGGGCAACGTGAAAATGGCGGTCGACGCCCGCCAGGCCCCGGCCCCCCGCCGCGCAATGGCCTGGGCCCGCCTCCCGTTGCAGTGGCCCCTGATCGCCTGGGCCCTGAAG
- a CDS encoding potassium channel family protein — translation MKALKRLPLGSLTDRPDHELVGILRMPELTVSPLRAIVKRIIGALLALLATVVIVYVDRDGYRDANGDGLSLLDSLYYATVSLSTTGYGDIAPATSSARLVNVLVITPLRVLFLIVLVGTTLEVLTERSRQAFKIQKWRTKVRDHTVVVGFGTKGRSAVNALLGDENVEPGQIVVVDTDQQALDAASALGLVAVHGSATRSDVLRVAAVQHARAVVVAPNRDDTAVLVTLTARELAPQAHIVASVREAENVHLLKQSGANQVVVSSETAGRLLGMATSTPLVVDIMEDLLTPESGLAIAERAVEPSEEGGSPRHLPDLVLGLVRDGVLYRVDAPQADAIEPGDKLLYVKKVTQAEKIER, via the coding sequence ATGAAGGCCCTCAAACGGTTGCCGCTGGGCAGTCTCACCGATCGGCCCGACCACGAGCTCGTCGGTATCCTGCGGATGCCGGAACTGACGGTCAGCCCGCTCCGCGCGATCGTCAAGCGGATCATCGGCGCGCTGCTCGCGCTGCTGGCCACGGTGGTCATCGTCTACGTCGATCGCGACGGTTACCGCGACGCCAACGGCGACGGACTGTCCTTGCTGGACAGCCTGTACTACGCCACGGTCTCGCTGTCGACGACCGGCTACGGCGACATCGCGCCGGCCACGTCGTCCGCCCGGCTGGTGAACGTCCTGGTGATCACGCCGCTGCGGGTGCTCTTCCTCATCGTCCTGGTCGGGACCACCCTCGAGGTGCTCACCGAGCGCTCCCGCCAGGCGTTCAAGATCCAGAAGTGGAGGACGAAGGTGCGCGACCACACGGTCGTCGTCGGGTTCGGCACCAAGGGCCGGTCCGCCGTCAACGCGCTGCTCGGCGACGAGAACGTCGAACCGGGGCAGATCGTCGTCGTCGACACGGACCAGCAGGCCCTCGACGCGGCGAGCGCGCTCGGCCTCGTCGCCGTGCACGGTTCGGCCACCCGCTCCGACGTCCTGCGCGTCGCCGCCGTGCAGCACGCGCGCGCGGTCGTGGTCGCCCCGAACCGCGACGACACGGCGGTGCTCGTCACGCTCACCGCCCGCGAGCTGGCGCCCCAGGCGCACATCGTCGCGTCGGTGCGGGAGGCGGAGAACGTCCACCTGCTCAAGCAGTCCGGCGCCAACCAGGTCGTCGTCTCCAGCGAGACGGCCGGGCGGCTGCTCGGCATGGCGACGTCGACACCGCTGGTCGTGGACATCATGGAAGACCTGCTGACCCCCGAATCCGGCCTGGCGATCGCCGAGCGGGCGGTCGAGCCCTCGGAAGAGGGCGGGTCGCCGCGGCACCTCCCCGACCTCGTCCTCGGCCTGGTCCGCGACGGCGTCCTCTACCGCGTCGACGCCCCGCAGGCCGACGCCATCGAGCCGGGCGACAAGCTGCTGTACGTCAAGAAGGTGACGCAGGCGGAGAAGATCGAGCGCTGA
- a CDS encoding neutral zinc metallopeptidase, translating to MPDAQPDLPWLGRPHTVAAPRRRSPAAVVGVCLGAVAVLVLGLVAIVALNRDQTPLASPNLRDVPSSQDVPPQQLPPGGAGAPASASSPSAEESTPSPTGPQKILKLADHPILQDPNAGLQNRVCTLPAWQSTQAGAEAFFTAASKCLDAAWGPFLEAYHLPFTPPALHFPTGASFETECGTIQVGIATAAYYCENNLYVPFRGLQTDQYGNNPGVYLALFAHEYGHHVQEVAGLMDAAWQKIYEAGQNSPAGLEMSRRKELQAQCFSGMFLGAHVDQGGTVSRDMYNKAWNDQETRGDNTSRSHDHGTNAHYASWWRAGATSNRIADCNTFAAPSSEVS from the coding sequence GTGCCGGATGCGCAACCGGATCTTCCGTGGCTCGGCCGCCCGCACACCGTGGCCGCACCGAGGCGCCGTTCGCCGGCGGCGGTGGTCGGCGTGTGCCTCGGCGCGGTCGCCGTGCTGGTGCTCGGCCTGGTCGCGATCGTGGCCCTCAACCGCGATCAGACCCCCCTGGCCAGCCCGAACCTCCGCGACGTCCCGTCGTCGCAGGACGTCCCGCCGCAGCAGCTGCCGCCCGGCGGCGCGGGGGCCCCGGCGTCGGCGTCGAGCCCGTCGGCCGAGGAGTCGACGCCCAGCCCGACCGGGCCGCAGAAGATCCTCAAGCTGGCCGACCACCCGATCCTGCAGGACCCGAACGCCGGCCTGCAGAACCGCGTCTGCACGCTGCCGGCCTGGCAGAGCACCCAAGCGGGCGCAGAGGCGTTCTTCACCGCGGCCAGCAAGTGCCTGGACGCGGCGTGGGGCCCGTTCCTCGAGGCCTACCACCTGCCGTTCACGCCGCCGGCGCTGCACTTCCCGACCGGCGCGAGCTTCGAGACCGAGTGCGGCACCATCCAGGTCGGCATCGCGACCGCGGCGTACTACTGCGAAAACAACCTGTACGTCCCGTTCCGCGGCCTGCAGACCGACCAGTACGGCAACAACCCGGGCGTCTACCTGGCCCTGTTCGCCCACGAGTACGGCCACCACGTGCAAGAGGTCGCCGGGCTGATGGACGCGGCCTGGCAGAAGATCTACGAGGCCGGCCAGAACAGCCCGGCCGGGCTCGAGATGTCCCGGCGCAAGGAACTGCAGGCCCAGTGCTTCTCGGGGATGTTCCTCGGCGCGCACGTCGACCAGGGCGGCACGGTCAGCCGCGACATGTACAACAAGGCCTGGAACGACCAGGAAACCCGCGGCGACAACACCTCCCGCAGCCACGACCACGGGACGAACGCGCACTACGCGTCCTGGTGGCGGGCGGGCGCGACGAGCAACCGGATCGCCGACTGCAACACCTTCGCGGCGCCGTCGTCCGAGGTCAGCTAG